The Candidatus Zixiibacteriota bacterium genomic interval TCAGAATCATGTCGTGGCTGGTAATCACGCTTCCTCCGTCGCCTCCTCAGGTAAACGGTCGATTATCGTATCTTTCAAAAAGGCATCGTCCGTTTCGGTGTTGTCTTCGAGATACTGCAGGCCGCGCGACTCCTTCCGGGAGATCGCCGACAGGATGACCAGCTGCGCCGTTTGTACCATATTCCGCAGCTCCACCAGCGCGTGCGTGGCCGGAGTGGTGTGAAAGATGTCCTCGACCTCGTACGCAATCCGCCGCACCAGTCCGAGCGCTATGCTCAGGCGTTCCTGCGTGCGAACGATGCCGACCAGATCGGACATGACTCGCTGCAGCTCCCGCTTGAAATGCGAAAACAAAATCTTCTCTTCCGGATATGAACCGAATCGCTCAGGCCTGTCGAGCTTCGGCAGTGAGTGCGGAATGTCGACCGAGGCCCGATAAGCCAGCGATCGCTGTGCGGCAAACTCGGCCATGACCACCGCTTCGAGCAGTGAGTTCGACGCCAGTCGGTTGGCGCCGTGCATGCCGGTCATGGCCACCTCGCCGGCCACCAGGAGACCGGGCAGGGCGGTCTGTCCGCTGATGTCGGAAACAACACCACCGCAGGCGTAGTGCGCGGCAGGTACGACGGGGATCGCCCGCTCCGTAATATCAAACCCGTACCGCAAACACTGACGATAAATATTCGGGAATCGCTTCTTGATGAACTCCGGATCGCGGTGGCTGACGTCAAGCAGCACGTACTCCTCGCCCGATCGCTTGAGCTCCTTGTCGATCGCCCGTGCAACGATATCACGCGGGGCCAAATCCTTGAGTTCGTGCGCGTGCTCCATAAAATACTCGCCCGATACCGAGCGAAGGCGGGCTCCCTCGCCCCGCACCGCCTCCGATATCAAAAACGGCCAGCGGCCGGGACTGTAGAGCGTGGTCGGATGAAACTGAACGAACTCGAGATTGCCGACCGGAACCCCGGCTCGGAACGCAAGCGCCACGCCGTCCCCGGTGGCGATCTTCGGATTCGACGTGTGATAGTAAATCTGGCCCATCCCCCCCGTCGCCAGCAGTGTCACCGGAGCGAGGAAGTTGGTCAGCGATTCGTTTTCCTCGCTCTGCACCGTTGCGCCGATACAACGACGACCTTCGTCGTTGTCGGCAACGATCAGGTCCATAGCCATGTGATTCCGATAGATCGTAACCCGGTCGCTCAACGCCCGACAGGCGCTCAGCAGGGCACGTTCGATCTCCCGTCCGGTAAGATCGGACGCGTGAACGACACGGTTGGCCGAGTGCCCGCCCTCTCTGCCGAGATCCAATGCGCCGTCCCGACGGGTAAACCGAACACCGTAATCCATGAGCTCGGAGATAACCGCCGGTCCCGCTCTCACCACATGCTCGACGACGTCGCGATGGCACAATCCGCAGCCCGCCACGAGGGTATCGCTCACGTGCGCTTCGAACGAGTCCGTCCCCGCAAGAACTGCGGCGATACCGCCCTGCGCCCGATTGGTGCTCGAGTCCGTCTCCTGCTTCTTGGTAACAATCGTCACGCGCGCCCGTGGATCTCCCTGCGCAACCTTGAGGGCGTAAAACAGTCCGGCGATGCCGCTGCCGATAACGAGATAATCGCAGCGTTGCTCCATAGTCAGTCCTTCGTCACCAGATTGAGGCGTTCTATGATGGTCCGCACGAATTTCTCCTCCCCGGGGTCCAAATCGATCGCCAGGTCGATATATGCCAGCTCCCGGCCGAAATCAAAATCACCCAGCTTTACAAAATCCTTGGCGGTCGTCAGTAGCAGATCGGAGTCATGCGTGTCCGCTTCGGATTTGATGCGCTCCAGCAGACGCCTGTCGTAGTGCTGGTGGTCGGCCAGCTCCAGGTAGTGATCGACATCACCCGCCAGCGCCGTCACCTGCCGCAGCAGCGATCGGAAATTGCCCACCCCGGCAAATAGAAACACGGACTTGTCGCGAAGATACTTCACGGCCAGCTGCTGGCCGCCGAGCGTGAGCTGCGTCGCGTAAAAGTTGGCGTGGTAGAATACCGCGCTCGGATGGATCTTCTCGAGTCGCTGGCGGAGTCGCTGAATGTCGCGGGCGAAATTCGCCCGCGTGATTACGACGATATCCGCACGCCGAATCGCCGGCACCGGTTCGCGCAGCACGCCGTTCGGGAATATTCGAAGCCAACGCCGCTTCACCCCCGCATCATACGTGACCAGATTGAGCGTCGGCTTCAAGGCCCAATGCTGGAAACCGTCGTCTACCACAATCACATCCACATCGCCGGACTCGGCCAGACGCCGAGCGGCCTCAAGCTTCACCGGATCCACCGAGAACAAGGCATTCGGAAGGTCGCCGGCCAGCAGCAGGACTTCGTCACCCGTCTCTTCCACCGGCCGTTTTGAAACCCGGTAGCCCGGCTCGGTGAACGAGACGACCGTGCGGCGGC includes:
- the nadB gene encoding L-aspartate oxidase; the encoded protein is MEQRCDYLVIGSGIAGLFYALKVAQGDPRARVTIVTKKQETDSSTNRAQGGIAAVLAGTDSFEAHVSDTLVAGCGLCHRDVVEHVVRAGPAVISELMDYGVRFTRRDGALDLGREGGHSANRVVHASDLTGREIERALLSACRALSDRVTIYRNHMAMDLIVADNDEGRRCIGATVQSEENESLTNFLAPVTLLATGGMGQIYYHTSNPKIATGDGVALAFRAGVPVGNLEFVQFHPTTLYSPGRWPFLISEAVRGEGARLRSVSGEYFMEHAHELKDLAPRDIVARAIDKELKRSGEEYVLLDVSHRDPEFIKKRFPNIYRQCLRYGFDITERAIPVVPAAHYACGGVVSDISGQTALPGLLVAGEVAMTGMHGANRLASNSLLEAVVMAEFAAQRSLAYRASVDIPHSLPKLDRPERFGSYPEEKILFSHFKRELQRVMSDLVGIVRTQERLSIALGLVRRIAYEVEDIFHTTPATHALVELRNMVQTAQLVILSAISRKESRGLQYLEDNTETDDAFLKDTIIDRLPEEATEEA
- the lpxK gene encoding tetraacyldisaccharide 4'-kinase, whose protein sequence is MLERFWRRVVDRKGVTWLVLPGFVFWVASLFYRLAFAISRRIAPALEELPVPVISVGNITVGGSGKTPMTGFIARSLLAEGLRVGIASSAYGRRTVVSFTEPGYRVSKRPVEETGDEVLLLAGDLPNALFSVDPVKLEAARRLAESGDVDVIVVDDGFQHWALKPTLNLVTYDAGVKRRWLRIFPNGVLREPVPAIRRADIVVITRANFARDIQRLRQRLEKIHPSAVFYHANFYATQLTLGGQQLAVKYLRDKSVFLFAGVGNFRSLLRQVTALAGDVDHYLELADHQHYDRRLLERIKSEADTHDSDLLLTTAKDFVKLGDFDFGRELAYIDLAIDLDPGEEKFVRTIIERLNLVTKD